A region of Saccopteryx leptura isolate mSacLep1 chromosome X, mSacLep1_pri_phased_curated, whole genome shotgun sequence DNA encodes the following proteins:
- the ABCB7 gene encoding iron-sulfur clusters transporter ABCB7, mitochondrial isoform X3 — protein MEFIPETRAMNIVVPFMFKYAVDSLNQMSGNMLNLSDAPNTVATMATAVLIGYGVSRAGAAFFNEVRNAVFGKVAQNSIRRIAKNVFLHLHNLDLAFHLSRQTGALSKAIDRGTRGISFVLSALVFNLLPIMFEVTLVSGILYYRCGAQFALVTLGTLGAYTAFTVAVTRWRTRFRIEMNKADNDAGNAAIDSLLNYETVKYFNNENYEAQRYDGFLKTYETASLKSTSTLAMLNFGQSTIFSVGLTAIMVLASQGIVAGTLTVGDLVMVNGLLFQLSLPLNFLGTVYRETRQALIDMNTLFTLLKVDTRIKDKVMASPLQITPETATVAFDNVHFEYMEGQKVLSGISFEVPAGKKVAIVGGSGSGKSTIVRLLFRFYEPQKGNIYLAGQNIQDVSLESLRRAVGVVPQDAVLFHNTIYYNLLYGNINASPEDVYAVAKLAGLHDAILRMPRGYDTQVGERGLKLSGGEKQRVAIARAILKDPPVILYDEATSSLDSITEETILGAMRDAVKHRTSIFIAHRLSTVVDADEIIVLDQGKVAERGTHHGLLARPGSIYSEMWHTQSSHVQNHDNPKWHAKKENLSKEEERKKLQDEIVNSAKGCGNCSC, from the exons GCCATGAATATTGTGGTTCCCTTCATGTTTAAATATGCTGTAGACAGCCTCAACCAGATGTCGGGAAACATGCTGAACCTGAGTGATGCACCAAATACAGTTGCAACCATGGCAACGGCGGTTCTGATTGGCT ATGGTGTATCAAGAGCTGGAGCTGCCTTTTTTAATGAAGTTCGAAATGCAGTATTTGGCAAGGTAGCCCAAAATTCAATACGAAGAATAGCCAAAAATGTCTTTCTTCATCTTCACAACCTGGATCTGGCTTTCCACctgagcagacagacaggagctcTCTCGAAGGCTATTGACCGAGGGACAAGGGGTATCAGTTTTGTTCTGAGTGCTTTAGTATTTAATCTTCTTCCCATTATGTTTGAGGTCACTCTTGTCAGTGGTATTTTG TATTACAGATGTGGTGCCCAGTTTGCATTGGTGACTCTTGGCACACTTGGTGCATACACAGCATTCACAGTTGCCGTCACACGGTGGAG AACTAGATTTAGAATAGAAATGAACAAAGCGGATAATGATGCAGGTAACGCTGCCATTGACTCGCTGCTGAATTATGAAACTGTGAAG tattttaataatgaaaactaTGAAGCTCAAAGATATGATGGATTTTTGAAGACATATGAGACTGCTTCATTGAAAAGTACCTCTACTCTGGCTATGCTGAACTTTGGTCAAAGTACTATTTTCAGTGTTGGTTTAACAGCTATAATGGTGCTTGCCAGTCAGGGAATTGTGGCAG GTACCCTTACTGTTGGAGATCTAGTTATGGTGAATGGACTACTTTTTCAGCTCTCATTACCCCTGAACTTTCTGGGAACTGTATATAGAGAAACTAGACAAGCACTCATAGATATGAATACCTTGTTTACACTACTCAAGGTAGACACCCGAATTAAA GACAAAGTGATGGCCTCtccccttcagatcacaccagagACAGCAACGGTGGCCTTTGATAATGTGCATTTTGAATACATGGAGGGTCAGAAAGTTCTTAGTGGAATATCTTTTGAAGTCCCCGCAGGAAAGAAAGTGGCCATTGTAGGAGGTAGTGGGTCAGG GAAAAGCACAATAGTGAGGCTGTTGTTTCGCTTCTATGAGCCTCAAAAGGGTAACATTTACCTTGCTGGTCAAAATATACAAGATGTGAGTCTGGAGAGTCTTCGGAGAGCAGTGGGAGTAGTACCTCAg GATGCTGTCCTCTTCCATAATACCATTTACTACAACCTGTTATATGGAAACATCAACGCTTCACCTGAGGATGTCTATGCAGTGGCAAAATTAGCTGGACTCCATGATGCGATTCTTCGAATGCCACGTGGATATGACACCCAAGTAGGGGAACGAGGACTCAAGCTTTCAG GAGGAGAAAAGCAAAGAGTAGCAATTGCAAGAGCCATTTTGAAGGACCCTCCAGTCATTCTCTATGATGAAGCCACTTCATCATTAGATTCAATTACTGAAGAG ACTATTCTTGGTGCCATGAGGGATGCAGTCAAACACAGAACTTCTATTTTCATTGCACACAGATTGTCAACAGTGGTTGATGCAGATGAAATCATTGTTTTGGACCAG gGTAAAGTAGCTGAACGTGGCACCCACCATGGTTTGCTTGCTCGCCCTGGCAGTATCTATTCCGAAATGTGGCATACACAGAGCAGCCATGTGCAGAACCATGATAACCCCAAGTggcatgcaaaaaaagaaaatttgtccaaagaggaagaaaggaagaaactgcaAGATGAAATTGTGAACAGTGCAAAAGGCTGTGGAAACTGTTCCTGCTAA